The following is a genomic window from Anopheles aquasalis chromosome 3, idAnoAquaMG_Q_19, whole genome shotgun sequence.
ctcctcctcctcatcctcctcttccgccTCCTCGCTATCGGCATCGAGTGGCATCGGTGGCACCACCATATCGATGGCATCAACGGGCGGTGCGCTGTTGACTTCACcaacacagcatcagcagcatccaaacCAAGTaacccagcaacagcaacagcaacagcaacagcagcagcagcatcatccgagCAACCTGGGACCGCACCGGGACGACGGTTCAAGCGGTTATGGCAGTCCGGATTCGGAGACATTCGAGGCACCGAACCACGCGAACAACCAATGACGACCGATGCCTTGACTGCCCAAGGTACGCTAAGCGCCGTCGATAACGGGACACGCCGGACTACCATTGCGAACTGACGAAGTTACTGCTAAAGTGGCAAACACTATACGATGCTTTAAAACAAACGAGCAACAACTTGTATACATAGACTAGTTTAATAAATGCGATTTGCTTGCTGGCAGTACAAGACCACGACcacgtgaccaccaccacaatcaaTCGCACGTCCCACGTGGTTTCCTGTTGAACGAGCACACTAACTTCGCGCCAAGAACCATGTACTAAGAAAccaaaatcgatgaaaaactaCGTATGCGACGGTTTTACCCTGCGGCTAAGTTGTTTAAACATTGGGGCAAAATGTAGGTAAGAAAAGGTACAATTGCATTACGACATACTAGTTTCAACATTTTCCAACCGTTTGATATGGAACGCACTACGCAGTGCACCATAGAAGAATGGATCCATACTACCAAAGCTTTTCTATTGAAATTGAAGCattcatttattgtttttatcattttataaGACCGCCGATCCATGCATCGGAATGGTAAATCGTGTTGCTTGGTGTATGATGATACAGAGTAGAGATCTATGCACGACTTTAAATTGTTTTACCGACAAGGAATGGACGTTTGCATAGCAGACTGATAGCGGGAAAAGATAACATTCCACggaaaatttcaaacaaagcACACCTAGCCTAGTTACAATTATACATTTGCTTATCTACATGCTGTCTCCACATTTACTTCATACGTTACGTGCAGCCCATGCCATTCAATATATCAACAATCAGTCTTGTTTCAACAAAAGATCATATCTTACAAGAATAATTGATGCTCGGAAAACAGCAGAAAGTCACAATTGAAGATCTAAGTAGCATCTTGAAGTAAGTATTAAACATTCTTCCTTTGATGATCGTACACGGGCTGTGCTGTATTATTTGAACAACTATTCATCATTTTTCGTTCCGTGTTGCCAGTGTTTTAATCTACGAGGTACAGTTATATGTACAAGAATTCcgttttccgatttccgacTTTTCGTTGATGCAATGCTCATTCATTTGCCACGATCGAATCTTTCGTTCTAAAAAAACCTCTCCACTTCAAACATGTGCTCCGGTGTGTGCAACACATAAATTACATATCTTATGCTAAGTTCATTTCGTGTACAAAGTTGTAAAGATTGTTGACTCGTTCCATTAGTTTGtgaattgtttcctttttgatttgcgagGGCGACCCCCGCGTGGGTCGTTGGTGGTGCAAAGTGGTAGAATAGTAGAACCTatttgaaacatttctttCCTCGCACATGAAACCAAATACAATGAAAATGATGGatgttaaacaaaaaaataaaccaatcgAAACACGCACTAGACAGAAACGAGCAAGCATGAAATGCTGAAAACTGGTGAAAATCATGTCCAATCGTTGCGTGAAGGGTATACTATTACCTTAATTGAAAATGACATTATAATTACAAATCCCCGGTGCACCGGAACGAACAGAGAATCGGAGGGAGGAGGTCGCCCATAGAAGCATGCCTAGCGAGGGGTGGTTATAAGGTAGAGCTTACTTAATTCACTCACTAAGAATAACGCGAAAAGCCTACGCACGAAAACAAGCTAGTCagtggtggagagagagattctTTAACTTCCTTTAAACTATCCCGGGCCACACTTACGCATGCTCTCTTACAAAGGATCAGTTTGAAAGAGACAAGCCAGCGGATACGAACTTGACCATTAATAAGCACATATTGTAAAGTAAGTAAATGTAAATATCACCGTTTCATTACCCCAGAAAATAAGAGATAACAGctgaaataaaaccaaacaacgcCATACCGAGATCAATCTGATCGAGTTATTCATTGATGTTGCCACTaaacaagcaaaaaattaaaaagggTAAGTGTAAATACGAATGTTTGGCCTCACATTACCTAGAAATGATGGCGTAAATAGGATACAACTCACCTTTATCACACAAATCACTCGCGTGTTCTGGAAAGAAACTATTTTTTGATAGTATGTACTCCGCCTAGTGTACATAGCTACTTAACGTTGCGTGTTCTTGCGAGATATGTAATAATGAATACAGAACGCTTCGTGAAACAATCGTCAATCTTCCGTAGTATATTTGTTCGGCAGTGCTTCTTATCGATAGTAAATACTTTTCTAAGATTTGTTAATTCTTTTTCATCGTTATTCTAATATTCGCTGAGTGGCCACATGGTCTACGCACAGATGCGTAGGGAAAACACAAACTTTATCTACGCGCTACTTAAACATGTGGCAATGCGCACAAACACCTTGTGGTTCTCGAGAGAGTTTCGTCAGATCTTCAGGCTGGATTATTTGATTGTTAAGCataaccacaccacacgatgGTTGGACTGTGCATGTGGGATTCTTGTTAGATAGGAAGACGTTCGTACAATATCCTATGGTAGTATTTCAAGTATCAAGAACCGCAACTACTTGTGTCCTTCGCGTTCATCTCGTTGCAGCTTGGCACGTAGAACATTGAACTTTGGTCCCGTGTGCTCAGAATTCATCGTGTCTCGTAAGCGCTTCGCCGAAATCCGTTGCCTGCGAGCCAACGAAAAGATCGTACTTTTCAATGATTTCATCCTTCGTTAGCTTCTCATCGGCATCCGAGTCCGCTTCATAGATCAGGTGGCGAGCCTCTGCTTCGGCGTGATCGAAATGGGCCGGTGTGATCCAATCTTTCACCTCTTCATTATCCATAAAGCCATCCTTGTTCTTGTCACTGCAATCATGCATGCACGAAAGGGATTAGCGGTTAATAACGGTTTATCCTTCGTCTTTGGCTTACTCGCCCTCTCTCCCCTCTTTGACTTACCGGAAGTTTGAGAAAGTTTCTCGCTCATGTTTCACCCAATCGGGTTCCTCTTCGTTTTCCTCCCCCACGCGATACATATCGCCAATGTACTCCTCCACCGACACCTTACCGTCACTGTCCTTATCGATGTCTTCGATCGtttccaccactaccacatcACGCATATGATCACTCTCTTCCGGGTGCAGGAAATCGGTAAACTCTTCCTTCGTCagctcatcatcgccatcgcgatcGGCGATACCCCAACGGCGACGATCACGCTTCATCATGGCGCGATACGAGAAATGCTCGTCTGCTGGGTGATCGGAGCCTTCGCGCGATGCCAGCTCATCCAGAAATCCGTACACATTCTGCCGATACGTATCCCAGTGCAGCTTTTCCGTATTGTTCGTGTTGTGGGTCTTCCACTGGCGGTTGACATCATCGTCAATGTAGCGCCGCTGCGTGTACTGTATCCACGCCTTCAGCTCCGACAGATTAACGAACCCATCCTTGTCTCCGTCAATTTTATCTACGATTAGTCTGGTGCGACAACGAAATCATTGCAACCAATTAgtgtcatcatcaccgtcgtcgtcgtcgtcatcttccctcctcctcatcatcatcaccatcagatTCGTCATCAGCACCAGGCAGGTTCGTTTCCGCGTACCGTTGCTTGAACTCGATGGCCCAGATTCTTCTGTTTACTTACCCCAAACGGCGTCGGCTTTCATCCGCCTCAAGCTGATCGAACGTTTTGGCAGCTTCACCCAGAAACGCTTCGTGATCGTACTGCTTGTTGTGCTCATCGTTCTGATAGTGCTGCACGTGGCTGAGTGGGTCATGATCTAGTACCCGTTTCTCTTCTGGTTTTGGAATAGCCGAGACTGCATAGCTGAATAGCAGGCAGATGCCTGTGGTGTGAAGGAGGATCATTTTGCTCAGCAACCAGCGATCGGAAAAAACCTTCCAAAGCAAGCGAGGCACCGGCCTACTGGCACGCGCAACGTGACACTAATTGTGTTGATTTGCGAGGAGTGTTCTGCAATATTGGAGAtgcaattgaagaaaaacattaaGCCCAGATCAGAGAAGCCTTTCTAGTGGCGTTCGTCATCCATTTAAGAGCAAAGTGATCTGTGAAAACTTCCGAAATATGTTTTTGTGATCTACATCCATACCGATTTAACACACACCCTAAACCATCGTTCGATGAACACAAATATTCTAAAATACAGATTAAACGTTTTCTTTACTCGAGGACTGGAGAGAATAAATCAGTAGTTCCCCCATATTCAGTTCCCCCGGCTCTCTGTTGGGTGCACTAAAAATATGCCACGTCAAACGTGCCACGTTGTACCGAAACGCGTCACGCACGTTTATGGATATCATTCACAAACTtaccacggacacggactcCCAGCACCAGTCGATCGTCAAGAATGGAGCCGTGATCTGTTTGGCAACAGGATtatttctgttctgttctgggcACTCTTTTTGGCTTATCAAACAAACGGATTCTAAACCAACTCAAACCTCGAGAACTATGATGGTTGCGCATCGGATGCAGTCCAGATCTCGACTAAACCCGGCAGCTCTTTTCAATGTAAACAAACTTCGCACAGTAGGACTGGACACATGTGGTCTCGCTGGGTCACGAACCAATTCAGTCCGCCAGAGGTGAAGAAGAATCGAGGAAGAGCAACAGGAAAGTGAAACCATTCGAGGCGGAATGTTCTTGAATGCTGACGCTTCCAACCAATCCTACGCCAGAGTGGACTatgcgaagcgaaagaaaccCTTTGCCTTTCGGCCCATCTTCCGCCCATGTCTCCTGGCGGTCGTCTATGACGATAGACATAGTAGCCGCCGACACCATCGGGGCGATAAGCGAAAACGCAGACTGCGGACCCCGTCATCGGGCGATCTCATCGTCCATATTACAGCATCTGTGCCTCCCTTACCCGCTCACTAAAACAATCGCTGCTTGATAAGCCATTCAACTAAAATAAACAGTTTAGAACAGAGTTAAGAACGATTCGTTATTTATTGAGTTATCAAAAACGAACTCAAATAAAATGAATCCTTAACAACAAAAATCACAACTTTTTCGTTAGTATacatgaaagagagaaacgtTAAACAATTGGCGCCCCTCTTTAGCTTTGATATGCCCAGCGGTAGGTTGTTCAACACGATTTTCACGCGGTGCAAGTCAATGGAAATATCATGTGCAACAGATGAGCCGCAACGCCTTCGAGTTCCATGCGTGGTAGGGTTCCGCAGCACCGTCTGGGGGAGTATCGAATGCGTGAGACGAAAATAACACGCTACCATGATACAAAGCAAGCTACTTTTCCAACAGACGAATCATTGTTAAGCAAACTATTTCGCCGCTACTACGATTGCCTTATACCAGTTTACTGCTCCAAACGGGACAGTAACATTgcgaataaatattatttatgaGCGTCGTTCAGGAAACCATCTAATACGGATTTTTACCGAATTGATGAGAGGAAACCGGATGCTGATCGAAGCACCTATCTTCGCTGCTACTCATCGTGAATTCCTCAACGCCCACGCTTGAAACTGAACCGTGTTTCAAGAGTACGGTCACACCGTACGGCCACATGCATATAATTTGTACACTGTATGTTGCACTGCATTGCAATTGATCCTTTTGCTGACAAATCATTTTGTTCTAAAACGAGCCTAGAACTTCCAGTAAACTCATAACTGCAGCTGGTCCGTTTTATACATTGCCCTCTAAATAGCGCTCCAACAGCGAACTTCGTCGAACTGATGTACTTTTGGTTATGAAAAACGAAAGTATTACTTACCGTGCACAGAATAGCACAATCACCGGCGAAGAAACCTTTTATCAGCAAGTAAAACACCTTTTTCAGTAAAACTCCGTTCTTCGTTCCGgcctcttctttttcgttttcggttgaGTTATTTGTAAACAAGGATCTGTCAAGCTCTGACAGCCGGCATGTACAGTGGTGGTCCATAAAATATGAGCATTTCGGGAGTGTTCAGAAGCCGCGGCTAAAAGCGGGAATTCCTTAACTCTTTTAAACAGTTTTGTGGTTAAGATAAAGCTGATACGAACAAATTCAGGTTGATTTTCATCAACCAGCGTCGTACTCGGTGAAAATCTAATACCTCCTTGGGTCACAAACCGTGCAAACTGTGAAAACCTGTAGCGCCGGCAAAGACACAGGCGGCATTGAAACCGCGAAAAAGGATCGCACctcattctttttctttaactAAAAAGAATCTTTCCGCAAGCTCCAGGAAGCAATCAACCGACTCATAATCAAGTGTAGAGAGTACAGAAATCTCCGGCCAACGTCTGGCTATCTCCGAAACCGCTCTGGCAAGTATTGAACTTTGTTCTTCTGCTGATGTTTTCGTTAACGATCGAATGCTCGTTCCAGTCAGCATCACGGCAACGGAGCCTGCAATTAAGGTAACGGATATCCGTTTTAGGTACACAATAGACCGAAAAGATTGCACCTAATCCATACAATTCCATCCGGAACATCCGTATCCGTGCAGTAAGTACCTTAGTAATtataaaacaattattttcttCAAACTTGTATGGTAACCGAAAagtaatatttcattttctattttttgtttactcCACTTCACATGCGAAGAGTATCCAAAATATGTACGATGGAGGTTGATGAATCGAACAAATCGAAGCCTTCGGAGGACGGCATGTGGGAAACGTTGATTTCCACTTTAACATCGAACATACACAGCTGCGGATCTAATCTGGAGATGATAGTGAACATGATATGCACCGACCTCACCTACGACGATCCCGGATTGTTTCCTCCCAGGCTTCTCACGACGGATGCCGAACGGCTCGCTTGTCGGGCCTGCAACTTCTGGCTGATCAACCAACTTCTACGAATTGCCACGATGGACTCATACAACAGGTACAAATAGTTTTGTATTTTAAAGGACTTCACTTCAAACTGTCTTTGTTCTGCTTTTCCAGCATCTGTTCCAGTTACACGCGCCTCCAGAAAGAAATCGCCGCTGCTTGTTTCATAAAGCAGCGCTGGTTGGCGCTCGAGATATTGGCTAAGTTTGTGCAGCTTCTGGAGCAACTAAATGCTTACCGTCCGGAGGATAGTGTCTCGATGAACGTGTTCCACGTGCGATCGTACAACTTTGCCGAAGTACAGTCAGAGAATTGTGAGTTCGCCGACATTGTCATAACCAACGCGAAATCTCGCCGGATGCTGCGAATGCACTGTTTGCATGTGCTAGCGGAGTTTCCCACAATCCTGGCCAGTGAATGCGAACCAACGGTGCACTCCATCCTAGCAAGCGCTATGCTGGCGGTCCACTACTGTCTTTCTCACGGTACCCTCGAGGAAAAAACATTGTGCGTGCTTTTTGCGCGAAAGTACTTGAAACATCACTGCCACACTTTGCCTGGTCAACGCTCGTTGCAAATCACGGTGGACATCATGGCACTCACATCGACGGCACTAGAGCGACTGAAATCTTGGCATTCCAGCGGTTTGGTACGGGTTAAGCACGTTGGCGACTTTATTACAGTCATGACGGATTTCTTCAATACGATGAGTAGTTTAAAGTTTCGGAACGTGGACGATGCTTGGAATCACAGGCTAACGGTGGCGGCCACAGAAACGTTAAAGGCCTCAAGCATTCCCCTGCAAATCAGTGAACAACTTACCATCGCCTCTGAAAAACTTAACCAACAAGTGCATCTATGTTTGCAAAATTTTAAACCGGCCGCTACAAGCTCATGTGTGTTGGTCTCCGTCATGGATCACAGTCCCGATGTGGTGCTGCAAATGGATAACGCAATCATTGAGCAATTGCTGAAAGCGACAGCCATCTCGGACGATAATCTCGcgatcaccgtcaccgataaGAGCAATATTTGGGCCACGCTAgtgaggaaaatggaatgcgATGAACCGCCACTGGAGCGACTTATTGTACTATCGCACAAAATCAACTTCAAGTTTCAGTGCGGCACGTTGAACGACGAAAAATCGAATGATAAAAGTCCCAAAGaatgtttcttctttccgtCAAGAGAAACGTTGCTGTCCACGAGTAACTTGTTTCAGGCATCTGCTAAACGCTACTGCGCGTTACTAGATATGTGCTTCGACGTGATCCACCTCCCCGACTGTAGGCTACTCAgtagcaaccagcaacacagCCTGGTACGCGTGTTATTTGCTCCATTCGAAGGAAAATTCATTCGTCGAGCAACCCTTGATGAACAGTGCGCAGAGAAAGCCTATCTCCAGGAAGCCGACAACACTAACTCGACACGAAAGTACGCTTTAGAAAAATTGTGTGCCTTACGCACTGACTATCTGGTTGACGATGCAGTTAGAGATACTGTACGCGAACGGCTTATTCAGCTTATAACGGCGATCGGTAGTTATAGCGTAGATGCTGAGAATGGCGAAGATGGCTTTCTTTTGCAGCAAGTTTTGCTAAACCAGTTCCAGCCACTAGTGTTATCGACCAAGTTGCCTATTTCATTGATTTTCGAAAAGATCCTCGTCCCATCGCTTGCACTGTGTGCGAAGAAACCGGAACTCACGACGAGTGTTTTTGGTGCTTTAGAGATGCTGTGCTGTATTCATTCGGCCAGAAATGCATCTGAATTTCGTGTTTATCAACGATCGCCACGCACACGAAACTACGAGTGTATCTGCCAGAGGCCCACCCAACTAGCAGATGGATattacagcaaaaaaacaacggagcAACTGCTGTCCGAAGGACAATCGATTGAACTGGATGGTACGATAGTATCGGCCCTTGAGCACTTGAAGACCACTCGCAACGTTTCTATTCGACTGGCTTGGGCGAACTTCCTTCCAGCGGCACTTCGGCATAGCGATTGCCTGGTCAGCGAAGAGAGGATCACTTTTTGGATTCCTTTATTTGGCGATGAATCGATGGAAGTGTGCCAAATCGTGAGCAAACGGGCAGAGGTCGTAATGCAGATACTGGCGACAAAGTTGTCCAATGAACAGGAACGGTACGAGAAATGCATCAATCTGCTGCTAGAAGAGCTGCTGCGGGTAATCAAGCATTGCTTGGAGCAAACCCCATCCTACTTATACCAGTACACGGTCGTTCGACTGGTGGTAGCTGTGGTGACCGGTCGTGCTGAGGCAGCACGAGTGCATGGGGCAGGATCATCCCAAGAGACGCTAATGCAGAGTGTAAGAATGATGCTATTTCTACTGATGCAGCCGGAGTCGGAAGTGACGAATGAAGCATCACTGGCAGTGGCGGAAATGTGCGCTCGCCATGAAGTGAGCCCGTGGAATATACTTTGCTGGTATCGTCACGACGTCATCAAGCTGATGGCTGGCCTAGTGGTCTGCAATTACCGCTTTTCAGGAATCTCGCTTTACCAATCTCTAACCATCGTGAGCTATACGTTTGGGTGCCGGGATCCGGTAGAGTTTGTCGGTAAACACTACAAGATCATGATGGCAACGCTACTGCCCTGGTGTCTACGCTTCCCGAAATGTGACGAATTGCTTCGCGAGCTGGCGGCCATCGTCCGCAAGGATCTGGTGGCGATGCTGTCCATGTCCTTTCTCACCATTTATACATATTTATTCATCAGCGAGGAAACGGAAGTGACGTACCGATGCATCGACTACATCATGAAGCTGACGGGCAACAGCTTTTGCCGTTTGCTTCACTCCGATATAAAGGTTAGTTTGATTAGGCTACTTTGATGATGCATTTCCGATGCTTGGATAACTTTCACGCCCTTTCACTCCCGCCCATCTAGAGCACCGTGCCGGAAATCTTGATCTTCTATCACATCAATGCGGAATGTGTGCTGCATGCGATACGCAGCTTGTTGTCCAAGGACAGTGATCCCGATCAGCAAGTTCCTACCGCTCGAATCGCCGAGTACATTGCAGGGCGTTTCCTTGGCGTGCTAGCCTACTTCGAGGCAACACTCGTGCATCCGGATGCGGAAAAAGTTTTAAAATCTGAGGCACTACTCAGCTTGGGTGACATTATCCGGCTCTTGGGTGGTGAACACATTACTCCATTCCGGTTCAAAATTATTGCTTTGCTTCGAACCGCACTGGGGCTACAGGTGCCAGTGCTGACACGGCACTGTGTGAAGATATGGCGAATCTTCGTCTGTACGGTCGATGTTCGACAACTCGGTCCACTGCTGAGCACGATTGTCGTTACGCTTGAACCATTGCTGGCTCAGTTTCCCGATGATATCGACTACATCTTCCGCTACCTGATCATGGAAAACAACAGTCTGCTCGGTCAGTTCATTGGGGATTTGTTCTTCCTCGACGATATGGCGATAGCGGTCGATGTAAAACGTGCGGTGGCGCAACGCGCTCCACCCCCCAGTGAACCACGGTATCGTTTTGCTTCCCAGCTTGACGAACTGATTCGACACTGCAATCACGAAAACTTAACTGTCCGCGCTTACGCCTTGGCCCATCTGCGCCGTCTGTGCGCCGGCAATCGATCGGAACTGAACGAATCCATCCTGGGGCAACACCAGCGGATAAGCATT
Proteins encoded in this region:
- the LOC126577873 gene encoding calumenin — translated: MILLHTTGICLLFSYAVSAIPKPEEKRVLDHDPLSHVQHYQNDEHNKQYDHEAFLGEAAKTFDQLEADESRRRLGLIVDKIDGDKDGFVNLSELKAWIQYTQRRYIDDDVNRQWKTHNTNNTEKLHWDTYRQNVYGFLDELASREGSDHPADEHFSYRAMMKRDRRRWGIADRDGDDELTKEEFTDFLHPEESDHMRDVVVVETIEDIDKDSDGKVSVEEYIGDMYRVGEENEEEPDWVKHERETFSNFRDKNKDGFMDNEEVKDWITPAHFDHAEAEARHLIYEADSDADEKLTKDEIIEKYDLFVGSQATDFGEALTRHDEF